One Brassica napus cultivar Da-Ae chromosome A5, Da-Ae, whole genome shotgun sequence DNA window includes the following coding sequences:
- the LOC111203266 gene encoding B3 domain-containing protein REM7-like, with the protein MVGYGGGELELERCVREAYGSDAQQCGRDGRLRWKLPENLISSSLFFLVFKVAWYSQFLKSIFPYFAIPLDFYSKHIQGAEINKPWKLRSDASDQIWEVIREGRTLTKGWKEFTEAHDLRIGDIVIFKHEGDMEEADADDAPTFSYDYCFLAEVTATNQKDDKMFLPVEAMWCGALNQQCKEVKLVNKEGKSWTASFGFSESDGAYYISRGWRKFCRDNRCTNGALFVFNVVGDGTTTPLLCVCTERKECTELLINHFSRIDGSIASTSRN; encoded by the exons ATGGTTGGATATGGCGGTGGAGAGCTAGAGCTTGAGAGGTGTGTTCGTGAAGCTTATGGCAGCGATGCTCAGCAATGCGGCCGTGATGGCCGCTTAAG ATGGAAACTCCCCGAGAACCTCATTTCTTCAAGCCTCTTCTTCCTGGTTTTCAAAGTGGCGTGGTATTCTCAGTTCTTGAAGTCTATTTTTCCTTATTTT GCAATACCACTTGACTTCTACTCAAAACACATACAAGGGGCTGAGATCAATAAACCATGGAAGCTAAGATCGGACGCTTCGGATCAAATTTGGGAggtgatccgagaaggcaggaCACTCACCAAAGGTTGGAAAGAGTTCACCGAAGCACATGATCTTCGAATCGGTGACATTGTCATCTTCAAACACGAAGGAGACATG GAAGAAGCCGACGCGGATGATGCTCCTACTTTCTCATACGACTACTGCTTCTTGGCTGAGGTTACTGCTACAAATCAAAAGGACGACAAAATG TTTCTTCCTGTGGAAGCTATGTGGTGTGGTGCTTTGAACCAACAATGCAAAGAGGTCAAACTTGTCAACAAGGAGGGAAAGTCATGGACTGCGAGCTTCGGATTTAGCGAATCAGACGGCGCATATTACATCAGCAGAGGGTGGAGAAAGTTCTGTCGTGATAACAGATGCACCAACGGAGCTTTGTTTGTGTTCAACGTGGTTGGAGACGGGACGACAACTCCATTACTGTGTGTATGTACGGAAAGGAAGGAGTGTACTGAACTACTGATCAACCACTTCAGCAGAATCGATG GTAGCATTGCTTCTACCTCACGAAATTAG
- the LOC106445985 gene encoding UDP-glycosyltransferase 71B1-like, with translation MGPYFTVQKENHKPSIKATNFILTTHIKNSKLKVDVMELELVFIPSPGIGHFRSTTAVAKLLVDSDDRISVTLIVIPSRVSEHASSSYPESQNRLSYCLLPPGDQSTEHTFISYINSYKPHVRAAVSELSQRRQVAGIVVDMFCTSMTDIANEFHLPTYLFYTSNASYLGLQFHVQSLYDEKKLDVSELNNSDAEFEFEVPTFTRPFPANCLPSFMLSKEWFPYILSRARTLRETKGIIVNSVAEMEPQALKFFSDSNSTPPVYPVGPILDLKTDGNDSKDEKRTEILRWLDKQPPRSVVFLCFGSMGGFSEEQTRETAVALERSGHRFLWSVRRASPEDKIIPSPPEDFTNLEEVLPEGFLERTAEIGKIISWAPQVDVLKSHAVGGFVTHCGWNSTLESLWFGVPTAAWPIYAEQQFNAFQMVEEVGLAAEIRKDYRRDNILGGSEVVTAKEIESGINCGMEQGSEMRKKVKEMSDKLHVALMDGGSSNAALKKFIQDVVENVM, from the coding sequence ATGGGGCCATACTTTACAGTTCAAAAAGAAAACCACAAACCTTCGATAAAAGCCACAAATTTCATTTTGACAACTCATATCAAAAACTCGAAACTCAAAGTAGACGTCATGGAACTCGAGCTCGTGTTCATACCTTCCCCTGGCATCGGCCATTTCCGATCAACGACCGCAGTGGCAAAGCTTCTCGTAGACAGCGACGACCGCATATCCGTCACTCTCATCGTCATCCCTTCACGAGTCTCCGAACATGCTTCTTCCTCTTACCCGGAGTCCCAGAACCGCCTCAGCTACTGCCTCCTCCCTCCCGGAGATCAATCAACCGAGCATACTTTCATATCTTACATCAACAGCTATAAACCACACGTCAGAGCAGCCGTGTCCGAACTCTCCCAGCGCCGGCAGGTGGCTGGGATTGTCGTGGACATGTTCTGCACGTCCATGACTGACATCGCCAACGAGTTTCACCTCCCGACGTATCTCTTCTACACGTCGAACGCTTCGTATCTTGGACTACAGTTCCACGTTCAGTCTCTTTATGATGAGAAGAAACTGGACGTGAGTGAGCTGAATAACTCAGACGCTGAGTTTGAGTTTGAAGTTCCCACTTTTACTCGGCCTTTTCCGGCAAACTGTTTGCCTTCTTTTATGTTAAGCAAAGAATGGTTTCCTTATATATTGAGTCGAGCTAGGACTTTGAGAGAAACAAAGGGTATTATTGTAAATTCCGTTGCGGAGATGGAACCTCAAGCGTTGAAGTTTTTTTCCGACAGTAACTCTACTCCTCCGGTTTACCCGGTGGGGCCTATCTTGGACCTTAAAACTGATGGTAATGATTCTAAAGATGAGAAGAGAACAGAGATTCTGCGTTGGTTAGATAAGCAACCGCCAAGATCGGTGGTGTTCCTCTGCTTCGGAAGCATGGGAGGCTTCAGCGAGGAGCAAACGAGAGAAACCGCTGTTGCTCTTGAGCGAAGTGGCCACCGGTTCCTCTGGTCGGTCCGTCGTGCTTCACCGGAGGATAAGATAATTCCATCTCCTCCAGAAGATTTCACGAACTTGGAGGAGGTTCTCCCGGAGGGGTTTCTTGAACGAACTGCGGAGATTGGAAAGATCATAAGTTGGGCTCCACAGGTCGATGTGCTTAAGAGTCATGCGGTAGGAGGGTTCGTGACGCACTGTGGATGGAACTCGACTCTCGAGAGTCTTTGGTTCGGTGTTCCGACAGCAGCTTGGCCTATCTATGCGGAACAACAGTTTAACGCGTTTCAAATGGTGGAGGAGGTTGGTTTGGCGGCGGAGATACGTAAAGATTACCGGAGAGATAATATATTGGGGGGGTCGGAGGTGGTGACGGCTAAGGAGATAGAGAGTGGGATTAACTGCGGGATGGAGCAGGGTAGCGAGATGCGTAAGAAGGTTAAAGAGATGAGCGATAAGCTTCACGTGGCGTTGATGGATGGTGGATCTTCGAACGCCGCTTTGAAGAAGTTTATCCAAGACGTGGTTGAAAATGTTATGTAG
- the LOC106448252 gene encoding glutathione S-transferase T3-like — MANNSQSFTSFLLSQNTVDLDSPEPFWFGSQGPDVSGSEVPVASPVLSGTDVGAKSGVNSNPERRKWTLAEDKILIGAWLNTSKDPVVSNEQKAGAFWFRIVEYYNASPLLAGTIRRELMSCKQRWARINGDVAKFAGSYDAALREQRSGQNDDDVMKTALDIFFKTFGYKFAMDHCWRELRHDQKWCSLYPAKEKRKQAVEVDREEEQFVDPEVRPPGVKAAKAGKKKKSGREEELSQLQGVLEIKQKLSKQKLLDRLLAKTEPLSEMEISLKLKLMSEML; from the coding sequence ATGGCTAATAACTCACAAAGTTTTACTAGCTTTCTCCTTAGTCAAAATACAGTTGACCTTGATTCACCAGAACCTTTTTGGTTCGGTAGTCAAGGTCCTGATGTGTCTGGTAGCGAGGTTCCTGTTGCGTCTCCTGTGCTGTCTGGTACCGACGTTGGTGCTAAGTCTGGTGTGAATTCTAACCCTGAGAGGAGGAAATGGACTCTAGCAGAGGATAAAATCCTTATTGGTGCTTGGCTAAACACCAGTAAGGACCCTGTGGTGAGCAACGAGCAGAAAGCCGGTGCTTTCTGGTTCCGTATAGTTGAGTACTACAACGCCAGTCCCCTCCTCGCTGGGACAATACGGAGAGAACTAATGTCTTGCAAGCAGAGGTGGGCAAGGATAAACGGCGACGTTGCCAAGTTTGCTGGCTCCTATGATGCGGCTCTGAGGGAGCAGAGAAGTGGGCAAAACgatgatgatgtgatgaaaaCGGCGTTAGACATTTTCTTCAAAACGTTCGGCTACAAGTTCGCCATGGATCACTGCTGGAGGGAGCTGAGGCACGACCAGAAATGGTGCTCCTTATATCCGGCAAAGGAGAAGCGCAAACAAGCTGTGGAGGTGGATAGAGAAGAAGAGCAGTTTGTCGATCCAGAGGTTAGACCACCAGGGGTAAAGGCTGCGAAAGctggtaagaagaagaagagtggcaGGGAGGAGGAGTTGTCGCAGCTACAGGGGGTTTtagaaattaaacaaaaactgtCAAAACAGAAGCTTCTTGATCGTTTACTCGCAAAAACAGAACCTCTCTCTGAAATGGAAATCAGTCTTAAGCTCAAACTAATGTCAGAAATGTTATGA